One Aegilops tauschii subsp. strangulata cultivar AL8/78 chromosome 2, Aet v6.0, whole genome shotgun sequence genomic window, GGTGGAGACACGTGCCCCCGTTTGCAGCGACCCAACGCGGAGCTACCTGAAACCAACAAATATTGCAAGGTAGGAAGACAAGTTACAAATCTGCCCTCCGGCTATTTATAATCCTAACCATAGATGAACTGATGTACTTGAAGGCGAGTTGGTCTCTTTCTGTGGGAATATCATGAGAATATGCTGTGGGTTCTGCTCGGTTCTCAAGATGTAGATTTTCCGGGGCGAGCTGGTGGCATTCCTCATGGTGTCAGACTTGGTGGCAATCCCGCGAGGTTATAAGGTTTTCCACCAAGTCTAGAAAGATGTCGAGTCCGGGTAACGTGGGGACCCTTCCCCAACACGAACAATCTTGGGCGACGTGGTTGGCCTCACGAGCAGAAACGCGTTCTTTTGTGGAATTGAGAACCATCTCTGCATATCTTGCCCATCAGGTAGGAGATCATGACTTTCTTGGTGGGCTGGAATTGAGAACCATCTCTGCATATCTTGCCCATCAGGTAGGAGATCATGACTTTCTTGGTGGGCTGGAATGGCCTTCTAATTCCACACCTAAAACCAATCTCTGTTTCTCTGAATTATGATGCTTGATGAGAGGCTTTACTGAAGGCTTGTGAAAAGGATATGCGAGGGTGTTTTAGCGGGCTGCTCATATATATTCTCTGGAATGTGTGGAAGGATACTCCAACTAGTGGATGTGGCGCCCTTGCTCATGAGGAGTTTGCCCTATGTAGATTGGCTTTGCTTAATATGTAGTCTGTTTGTTGGTAAAAAGTTGCTTGTATTTTGTCTTAGGAAAGGCTTAAGCAGTAGTTTTTGTTTACTCGAGTAATTGGCTTGTTGCTTCCTTGCGCTTGCTTTGGCAAGCTTTGTAACAAACTGCTTTTCCTTCTTTGTGAAAAAATATGCTAATATCTACAACATCAAATATATATAGTACTATAtttatgatgaatctaatgaaGCTAATTTGGTGTCGTTAGATGTTAATATTTTTTTTGTAGACTTGGTCAAACTTTTTTAAGTTTAACTTGGGACAAAGCTAGAACTTCAAACAATTTTGTATGGATGGAGTACTTCATGTATCACCTATATAACTATATTTCTGATATTATTGGCCCGAAGAAGCTGGTTTTATAGTTAAGAACGCTAGCTTCTTGACTAGTTTCAAAACCATCAAATCACCGTCTTTTCTTTCATGAAAATACATTGATACTCGAGGGACCCATGTAATCTCGTATCTAAACACTGGACTTGTGAGGAAATAGTTTCAATAAAGGTGCTTAGATTATTGGATGTGCTTTCCAGTTTATGTTTTACCCCGAGTCCTTGTAAAGATGGGCCTAAGATATTTAATTTTTTCTAATGCAGCTGTTTTACAAGATGGTGAGTTCATGCTCTACTGTAGGCCTTTCTACTTATAAGGTTCTGCTGAGAAATCTCTTAGCAGTTGGAAAATGGAGAAAGTATGTCGAGGTAAAGATGGGTATTCACTAGTATCTGTATCACTTATGATTACATATTTGCATGGACATCTATATCTGGTACATTCAGTTTCCATAACTGTGCTCTGGCAGCATGATGGTGTACTGCAGATACACATTTATCTTGGAACAACTTCACATTTTTACCTCAGAAAAAAAACCTcacatttttttcttctgttttgaCCTGTATTATATTGGTCCTTGTAAAACCTGCACCAATATGTGCTTCTGGGATCATAAGAACTGTGGCAAAAGCAAGTGATTTGACATTACATTGAAAGTTTTGCTTGAGTTACTTCTTCCATGAGCAAAGCTCTAATGTCAGCAATAAAATGCTAGTACTGGACGGGTATTTGATCCTCCATTATATAAACAAAAAACAAGAATCGTGGTTGTTTATGGGCATGAAACTCAACTCCTTTGTTTTCTGAAACATGTAGGTTTTGCAGTGGATGGAGGATGCTGGAGTCCGTCCAACACTATATATGTATCAAAATGTTCTTCCATATATTTGGAGGGACAATAGCATGGATTATGTCACTCTTATGCAGGAAAAAATAAGTATGTTACTTCTTTAACTTTAGCAGAAGTACTATTTTATCATGCAAGAACCTCTTTCAACATTTCTGTTTTCCCCTTGCCATTAGTGATCTAGTCAAATCTAGGACATGTCTTGTTTGGTGCTTGTGGTTGTTGAACTATCATTGTTGTAGACCTGATCATTTACATGGTTTTATCCTTTTCCAGGAAGTGTCATATTTTGCAACAGTTTCTGTACAGGGAACATTTTTTGATATTTTAGTAGTCAATAAAGTGTCGAAGTATCTTATGTTTGTTAATTTATAGTTGTGATAGGAAAGAAATAGTAAAGACATAGCTACATCATGTAATCCAGATATTCAGAAAACATAAAACTGTGGCATTTAGACAGCGAACTGAACCATCTATGCTACCTATATGAGGCATAGCCTTCCATCATCTCGTATACTCCTTTATTGAGAAAATGCAAAAGCTTCTGTCTTGCATATATAGGAAAAGAGAGTCGTGTACGAGCCCAAGAGCGCCACACCCAAAAGTAGAATACCACACACCTGCAAGCTAAGGCGCCACCGGAAGCATCACCACAAGACCCAATGCTCCcactgatgtagggtggaaccccaGGGGCTGATCTTTCACGTTTTGGAGGGGGATTCCCCAAGAACACGACGAAcacacgaagaacacaaggggaaaaACAAGAGTAAACACTTAAATTGActtgatccaatcacacatatgctagatccatgAACACAAGAGATCACATGATTCAAAGACAACAAAGAAAAGATACAAGTAGCTAGTTCTTCTCCAAGAGAAGGTCTTGAATCCACTAAGGGATCTTCTCCGTGaagaggtcttgaatccactttgGGGGGtcttctcctagatggagggCTTGGCTTGGCCTCCAATGGATTAAGTGGATGAGCAACACTCTATCTCTTAATGAGCTAAATcaatgctaaccctaaaacgTTGGGAAAGAAAAGTATATATATAGCCTAGGGGGACGAAGGGATACATGGGCTCCGGCCCTTTAcactgatgtagggtggaactgTAGGGGCTGATCTTTCACGATTTGAAGGGGGATTcccgaagaacacgacgaacacaaagaaaaaaaagaggtgtcggtgttctgggaacgggggtcctcagacttgcctgcctgcggcccacgacgtgactttgctagcaggcctatacggcccatcttcatcaacaaggcattcaagaccctcgcgaggggccaagcctcgcgaggcggacgacgcaagaccttctcaggagcggcctcaccaggttggctcgcgaggggcggagagatcaaggcaaggcaaacctcgcgaggtactTGTGACGTGAGctatgacgatcaagatcaggtgggcgccagcacgcgcagtgtccttgtttcccctttggtgctaaggagccaagcgcaggcgcggagtaccgaggcatcaagcaaaggtttccatatcaatgcaaggagaccaagaccagcaggacgacaagacggaggtcaccatggagcccaagacggcgtcaccaccagagccttttgcaggcgaagaccacttttgtcaggataagctatactagcTGTCCCTTTCAAATtgaccgttgttggctcccttcccgctcaatatttcgggagaggaccagggcccaccaccgtaggggataactcattcagagacattcatcttgagtaatcctcacccacacaagatcgccaagcacaagaacacctcatcctcaggaggctgttcttccccttgtattgttcatcatcagcccaagaggcaatccaccaccatcacactagagtagggtattacaccacaacggtggcccgaaccagtataaaccttgtgtcctttgtgttgcgagttcgttgagttcgtccgcgagatcttagtaaGTTAGGATGCagatcggtagggggagaacttcacgcgcaccctagtgttcgaaccttaagggttttgccggaacccgtgatccgacatttggcgcgccaggtaggggtgcgccgaagcttcccttccgtcgctccgcgtcacgtcgcttcatcgtctccatggcggacgcatGCCGTGCCCGCGCCGAgtgccgggctgccctcgccacccgcgtcgctcagacggcccctgtcggcgggccacctcgtcgttctccgccgcctccgccaacgccgccaccggcccggcgtggaacgagcagcaagcgtcctcgctgcatccctcgatgcggcgggacggccacaccgccactccatcgccgactcccgctggttcgtcgtctcacgctcgtcgcgctcccatggacgcacgggccgcgctcctcatggcgcacgagctcctgcgctaccgtcCGGTCGATGACCTTTACAAGGattggctcgaccgcatcgccgagcttgtctgcgccgcagggggctcccttgcgccgtccctctctctgcctcgccctccgccagctacgggcgacgtagctcacgaagcgcctccaccacctctgcaccaagatggcgccttggcgccaaggcgcgcggctcccgcgcgtgaagaaagaaactgttaagaagtccctcgaccgcaagagaatgctccgccactcctcgcacCGCCGCGCCAGGATCGTTTGCCATGGCAAGGCCCTGCGCCGCTCGCCGTAGCAGCGCGCgggcgtcaagaccaagctccgcctccaagatgggccccggtgaccacagccggctgccgcgccttcacccctgagctgcgtagtgtcgcctggccgggcaagttcaagccggatctgcctcctcgctacgacggcacccccgaccccgcggagttcctgcagctctacgagctgagcatcgaggtggccaacggcgacgagagtCATgacgaactggttccctatggcgctcaaagacggcgcttgttcgtggctcctgaacctgcttccaggctcgatctcctcctaggaCGAGATGCGTGAACGCTTCGTCgtcaacttccagggcactcgcgaccgccccccggccgcgggtgacctgcgtcgcgtcaagcagcaaccaggagagaccctccagaagtacatccagcacttcaacaacgttcgtctcaagatccccaaggtgacggacgaggccatcatctccgcattctttgatggcgtccgtgacgtcaagatgaaggaggagctcgccatccacgaggagctgtgcacgtccctggagctgttcaacctggcgaccaagtgcgcgagagctgaggaaggacgcctctccctccttgagctcccggctgcggacccggaggagaagaaagccaaggccaaggacgtgaagtgcaagggagcagccgtgctcgcggcggaaccggacaccaagcgcggcatagaccagcccgagtcatccaagagcagccgaccgttccgCGCCTTTCATAACctgcatacccacaacaccagcgactgtcaagagctcagagccattcgagaaggacgcttcggtcgacgccctgagcgcaacgaccggggctacggccgaggaggaggacgtgttggcggacgctgggacgaccgtggcccgcgccaggagtggcgcgaccggcctcgcgagggcgcctggagggaccagccttgtgaggatcgtcctcagggcaacgccggtcttcccccactaCCGCCGCCGCCAAAAAGGAAtggcgaccaccatcaagacgagggggctgggagCTTCTAGGAGCAGCGcacaatcgcctgcatcttgggcggagctcaagccccagccttgcagcgtatcttcaaacagtttgctcgcgaagtgaatgcagtcgtccccaagctcgaggccacacgcccgctcaggtggtccaagtgcgcggCTATCGtaggcgccctcccgatgctttgcttcCCAGTCATCAgaaacgtgcaagttaccaagacccttatcgacggcggcgcagggctcaacgtcctgtccgtcgacacgttcgacaacctccaagtgccatatgaccaacTTCAGCCtgccaagcctttctcaggagtgaccgacggttccacaacaccgatagggcaggtccaccTCCCTGCCACCTTCGGAGAAcacaagaactaccgcaccgagctcatcacttcgacgtcgcgcacatccgtctgccgtacaatgccatcctcgggtatccagccctggccaagttcatggcggtgacccatcacggttacaatgtcctcaagatgccaggaagcggcggaatcatcacggtcccatgcgaagaaagagatgcggtgtgctcccttgagcgtgcctttcaagctgcagcaatcgacgaccccgacagcaagggcgagcgccctcctgaggccacccccagaagaagcagctgcgccgtgtaggacctcaggaggatggcctCGCGAtaggaacctcgtcaggatcagcgccctcgctaggggcgcctccctccatggcataggaaggcgcgcccggcgcccttctcgggcagggctcgagagggtctcagaccttgccaacatcatgagggaggcgctcgggcatcACCTGAAGGCGTGATTCATGGCACGtctccctcaggagaacacagggcaaggagcgcccaccgctcaggagttcatcgccaggaccactcaggaactgcaagacgcaagggccatgcgcggcgaccgccgctcgcgaggcgcagctccccatccaggcgaggatgctaggctgtgcgtctgcatcgacgtcccagggctcaacaaggccgcatctcaggagcccttctggccttcgcgcgtgggccgctgcgagggtccaccgcacagctacgttcgcatgccttttggcctgccgagcgtgtcgtccgCCTATCAGCACAACCTGCGAAGCATCctagcggctcaggaggccagacaCCACGCTGtgctggcggagatggagacggtcctgaaggaac contains:
- the LOC141041643 gene encoding uncharacterized protein, whose translation is MRERFVVNFQGTRDRPPAAGDLRRVKQQPGETLQKYIQHFNNVRLKIPKVTDEAIISAFFDGVRDVKMKEELAIHEELCTSLELFNLATKCARAEEGRLSLLELPAADPEEKKAKAKDVKCKGAAVLAAEPDTKRGIDQPESSKSSRPFRAFHNLHTHNTSDCQELRAIREGRFGRRPERNDRGYGRGGGRVGGRWDDRGPRQEWRDRPREGAWRDQPCEDRPQGNAGLPPLPPPPKRNGDHHQDEGAGSF